Proteins encoded within one genomic window of Pongo pygmaeus isolate AG05252 chromosome 18, NHGRI_mPonPyg2-v2.0_pri, whole genome shotgun sequence:
- the PRSS36 gene encoding polyserase-2 isoform X4: MTNGTLEPAAEWSVLLGVHSQDGPLDGAHTRAVAAIVVPANYSQVELGADLALLRLASPASLGPAVWPVCLPRASHRFVHGTACWATGWGDVQEADPLPLPWVLQEVKLRLLGKATCQCLYSQPGPFNLTLQILPGMLCAGYPEGRRDTCQGDSGGPLVCEEGGRWFQAGITSFGFGCGRRNRPGVFTAVATYEAWIREQVMGSEPGPAFPTQPQKTQSDPQEPREENCTIALPECGNAPRPGAWPWEAQVMVPGSRPCHGALVSESWVLAPASCFLDPSSSDSPPRDLDAWRVLLPSRPRAERVARLVQHENASWDNASDLALLHLRTPVNLSATPRPVCLPHPEHYFLPGSRCRLARWGRGEPALGPGALLEAELLGGWWCHCLYGRQGATVPLPGDPPHALCPAYQEEEEVGSCWNDSRWSLLCQEEGTWFLAGIRDFPSGCLRPRAFFPLQTHGPWISHVTRGAYLEDQLAWDWGPDGEETETQTCPPHTEHGACGLRLEAAPVGVLWPWLAEVHVAGDRVCTGILLAPGWVLAATHCVLRPGSTTVPYIEVYLGRAGASSLPQGHQMTSAPPLLCQTTEGFWVLMGMAVQGSRELFAAIGPEEAWISQTVGEAHFLPPSGSPHWPTGGSNLCPPELARASGSPRAVHFLLLLTLLIQS, encoded by the exons ATGAC GAATGGGACGCTGGAGCCCGCGGCCGAGTGGTCGGTACTGCTGGGCGTGCACTCCCAGGACGGGCCCCTGGACGGCGCGCACACCCGTGCAGTGGCCGCCATTGTGGTGCCAGCCAACTACAGCCAAGTGGAGCTGGGCGCCGACCTGGCCCTGCTGCGCCTGGCCTCACCCGCCAGCCTGGGCCCCGCCGTGTGGCCTGTCTGCCTGCCCCGCGCCTCACACCGCTTCGTGCACGGCACCGCCTGCTGGGCCACCGGCTGGGGAGACGTCCAGGAGGCAG ATCCTCTGCCTCTCCCCTGGGTGCTACAGGAAGTGAAGCTAAGGCTGCTGGGCAAGGCCACCTGTCAATGTCTCTATAGCCAGCCCGGTCCCTTCAACCTCACTCTCCAGATATTGCCAGGGATGCTGTGTGCTGGCTACCCAGAGGGCCGCAGGGACACCTGCCAG GGTGACTCTGGGGGGCCCCTGGTCTGTGAGGAAGGTGGCCGCTGGTTCCAGGCAGGAATCACCAGCTTTGGCTTCGGCTGTGGACGGAGAAACCGCCCTGGAGTTTTCACTGCCGTGGCTACCTATGAGGCATGGATACGGGAGCAGGTGATGGGTTCAGAGCCTGGGCCTGCCTTTCCCACCCAGCCCCAGAAGACCCAGTCAGATCCCCAGGAGCCCAGGGAGGAGAACTGCACCATTGCCCTGCCTG AGTGCGGGAACGCCCCGCGGCCAGGGGCCTGgccctgggaggcccaggtgatGGTGCCAGGATCCAGACCCTGCCATGGGGCGCTGGTGTCTGAAAGCTGGGTCTTGGCACCTGCCAGCTGCTTTCTGGA CCCCAGCAGCTCCGACAGCCCGCCCCGCGACCTCGACGCCTGGCGCGTGCTGCTGCCCTCGCGCCCGCGCGCGGAGCGGGTGGCGCGCCTGGTGCAGCACGAGAACGCCTCGTGGGACAACGCCTCGGACCTGGCGCTGCTGCATTTGCGCACGCCCGTGAACCTGAGCGCGACTCCGCGGCCCGTGTGCCTACCCCACCCGGAACACTACTTCCTGCCCGGGAGCCGCTGCCGCCTGGCCCGCTGGGGCCGCGGGG aaCCCGCGCTTGGCCCAGGCGCGCTGCTGGAGGCGGAGCTGTTAGGCGGCTGGTGGTGCCACTGCCTGTACGGCCGCCAGGGGGCGACAGTGCCGCTGCCGGGAGACCCGCCGCACGCGCTCTGCCCTGCctaccaggaggaggaggaggtgggcagCTGCTGG AATGACTCGCGTTGGAGCCTTTTGTGCCAGGAGGAGGGGACCTGGTTTCTGGCTGGAATCAGAGACTTCCCCAGTGGCTGTCTACGTCCCCGAGCCTTCTTCCCTCTGCAGACCCATGGCCCATGGATCAGCCATGTGACTCGGGGAGCCTACCTGGAGGACCAGCTAGCCTGGGATTGGGGCCCTGATGGGGAGGAGACTGAGACACAGACTTGTCCCCCACACACAGAGCATGGTG CCTGTGGCCTGCGGCTGGAGGCTGCTCCAGTGGGGGTCCTGTGGCCCTGGCTGGCAGAGGTGCATGTGGCTGGTGATCGAGTCTGCACTGGGATCCTCCTGGCCCCAGGCTGGGTCCTGGCAGCCACTCACTGTGTCCTCAG GCCAGGCTCTACAACAGTGCCTTACATTGAAGTATATCTGGGCCGAGCAGGGGCCAGCTCCCTCCCACAGGGCCACCAG ATGACCTCAGCACCGCCCCTCCTGTGCCAGACGACGGAAGGCTTCTGGGTCCTCATGGGCATGGCTGTTCAAGGGAGCCGGGAGCTGTTTGCTGCCATTGGTCCTGAAGAGGCCTGGATCTCCCAGACAGTGGGAGAGGCCCACTTCCTGCCCCCCAGTGGCTCCCCACACTGGCCCACTGGAGgcagcaacctctgccccccagaaCTGGCCAGGGCCTCGGGATCCCCGCGTGCAGTCCACTTCCTGCTCCTGCTGACTCTCCTGATCCAGAGCTGA
- the PRSS36 gene encoding polyserase-2 isoform X1, whose product MTNGTLEPAAEWSVLLGVHSQDGPLDGAHTRAVAAIVVPANYSQVELGADLALLRLASPASLGPAVWPVCLPRASHRFVHGTACWATGWGDVQEADPLPLPWVLQEVKLRLLGKATCQCLYSQPGPFNLTLQILPGMLCAGYPEGRRDTCQGDSGGPLVCEEGGRWFQAGITSFGFGCGRRNRPGVFTAVATYEAWIREQVMGSEPGPAFPTQPQKTQSDPQEPREENCTIALPECGNAPRPGAWPWEAQVMVPGSRPCHGALVSESWVLAPASCFLDPSSSDSPPRDLDAWRVLLPSRPRAERVARLVQHENASWDNASDLALLHLRTPVNLSATPRPVCLPHPEHYFLPGSRCRLARWGRGEPALGPGALLEAELLGGWWCHCLYGRQGATVPLPGDPPHALCPAYQEEEEVGSCWNDSRWSLLCQEEGTWFLAGIRDFPSGCLRPRAFFPLQTHGPWISHVTRGAYLEDQLAWDWGPDGEETETQTCPPHTEHGACGLRLEAAPVGVLWPWLAEVHVAGDRVCTGILLAPGWVLAATHCVLRPGSTTVPYIEVYLGRAGASSLPQGHQVSRLVISIRLPRHLGLRPPLALLELSYRVEPSPSALPICLHPAGIPPGASCWVLGWKEPQDRVPVAAAVSILTQRICHCLYQGILPPGTLCVLYAEGQENRCEMTSAPPLLCQTTEGFWVLMGMAVQGSRELFAAIGPEEAWISQTVGEAHFLPPSGSPHWPTGGSNLCPPELARASGSPRAVHFLLLLTLLIQS is encoded by the exons ATGAC GAATGGGACGCTGGAGCCCGCGGCCGAGTGGTCGGTACTGCTGGGCGTGCACTCCCAGGACGGGCCCCTGGACGGCGCGCACACCCGTGCAGTGGCCGCCATTGTGGTGCCAGCCAACTACAGCCAAGTGGAGCTGGGCGCCGACCTGGCCCTGCTGCGCCTGGCCTCACCCGCCAGCCTGGGCCCCGCCGTGTGGCCTGTCTGCCTGCCCCGCGCCTCACACCGCTTCGTGCACGGCACCGCCTGCTGGGCCACCGGCTGGGGAGACGTCCAGGAGGCAG ATCCTCTGCCTCTCCCCTGGGTGCTACAGGAAGTGAAGCTAAGGCTGCTGGGCAAGGCCACCTGTCAATGTCTCTATAGCCAGCCCGGTCCCTTCAACCTCACTCTCCAGATATTGCCAGGGATGCTGTGTGCTGGCTACCCAGAGGGCCGCAGGGACACCTGCCAG GGTGACTCTGGGGGGCCCCTGGTCTGTGAGGAAGGTGGCCGCTGGTTCCAGGCAGGAATCACCAGCTTTGGCTTCGGCTGTGGACGGAGAAACCGCCCTGGAGTTTTCACTGCCGTGGCTACCTATGAGGCATGGATACGGGAGCAGGTGATGGGTTCAGAGCCTGGGCCTGCCTTTCCCACCCAGCCCCAGAAGACCCAGTCAGATCCCCAGGAGCCCAGGGAGGAGAACTGCACCATTGCCCTGCCTG AGTGCGGGAACGCCCCGCGGCCAGGGGCCTGgccctgggaggcccaggtgatGGTGCCAGGATCCAGACCCTGCCATGGGGCGCTGGTGTCTGAAAGCTGGGTCTTGGCACCTGCCAGCTGCTTTCTGGA CCCCAGCAGCTCCGACAGCCCGCCCCGCGACCTCGACGCCTGGCGCGTGCTGCTGCCCTCGCGCCCGCGCGCGGAGCGGGTGGCGCGCCTGGTGCAGCACGAGAACGCCTCGTGGGACAACGCCTCGGACCTGGCGCTGCTGCATTTGCGCACGCCCGTGAACCTGAGCGCGACTCCGCGGCCCGTGTGCCTACCCCACCCGGAACACTACTTCCTGCCCGGGAGCCGCTGCCGCCTGGCCCGCTGGGGCCGCGGGG aaCCCGCGCTTGGCCCAGGCGCGCTGCTGGAGGCGGAGCTGTTAGGCGGCTGGTGGTGCCACTGCCTGTACGGCCGCCAGGGGGCGACAGTGCCGCTGCCGGGAGACCCGCCGCACGCGCTCTGCCCTGCctaccaggaggaggaggaggtgggcagCTGCTGG AATGACTCGCGTTGGAGCCTTTTGTGCCAGGAGGAGGGGACCTGGTTTCTGGCTGGAATCAGAGACTTCCCCAGTGGCTGTCTACGTCCCCGAGCCTTCTTCCCTCTGCAGACCCATGGCCCATGGATCAGCCATGTGACTCGGGGAGCCTACCTGGAGGACCAGCTAGCCTGGGATTGGGGCCCTGATGGGGAGGAGACTGAGACACAGACTTGTCCCCCACACACAGAGCATGGTG CCTGTGGCCTGCGGCTGGAGGCTGCTCCAGTGGGGGTCCTGTGGCCCTGGCTGGCAGAGGTGCATGTGGCTGGTGATCGAGTCTGCACTGGGATCCTCCTGGCCCCAGGCTGGGTCCTGGCAGCCACTCACTGTGTCCTCAG GCCAGGCTCTACAACAGTGCCTTACATTGAAGTATATCTGGGCCGAGCAGGGGCCAGCTCCCTCCCACAGGGCCACCAGGTATCCCGCTTGGTCATCAGCATCCGGCTGCCCCGGCACCTGGGACTCAGGCCCCCCCTGGCCCTCCTGGAGCTGAGCTACCGGGTGGAGCCCTCCCCATCAGCCCTGCCCATCTGTCTCCACCCGGCGGGTATCCCCCCGGGGGCCAGCTGCTGGGTGTTGGGCTGGAAAGAACCCCAGGACCGAG TCCCTGTGGCTGCCGCTGTCTCCATCTTGACACAACGAATCTGCCACTGCCTCTATCAGGGCATCTTGCCCCCTGGAACCCTCTGTGTCCTGTATGCAGAGGGGCAGGAGAACAGGTGTGAG ATGACCTCAGCACCGCCCCTCCTGTGCCAGACGACGGAAGGCTTCTGGGTCCTCATGGGCATGGCTGTTCAAGGGAGCCGGGAGCTGTTTGCTGCCATTGGTCCTGAAGAGGCCTGGATCTCCCAGACAGTGGGAGAGGCCCACTTCCTGCCCCCCAGTGGCTCCCCACACTGGCCCACTGGAGgcagcaacctctgccccccagaaCTGGCCAGGGCCTCGGGATCCCCGCGTGCAGTCCACTTCCTGCTCCTGCTGACTCTCCTGATCCAGAGCTGA
- the PRSS36 gene encoding polyserase-2 isoform X3: protein MTNGTLEPAAEWSVLLGVHSQDGPLDGAHTRAVAAIVVPANYSQVELGADLALLRLASPASLGPAVWPVCLPRASHRFVHGTACWATGWGDVQEADPLPLPWVLQEVKLRLLGKATCQCLYSQPGPFNLTLQILPGMLCAGYPEGRRDTCQGDSGGPLVCEEGGRWFQAGITSFGFGCGRRNRPGVFTAVATYEAWIREQVMGSEPGPAFPTQPQKTQSDPQEPREENCTIALPECGNAPRPGAWPWEAQVMVPGSRPCHGALVSESWVLAPASCFLDPSSSDSPPRDLDAWRVLLPSRPRAERVARLVQHENASWDNASDLALLHLRTPVNLSATPRPVCLPHPEHYFLPGSRCRLARWGRGEPALGPGALLEAELLGGWWCHCLYGRQGATVPLPGDPPHALCPAYQEEEEVGSCWNDSRWSLLCQEEGTWFLAGIRDFPSGCLRPRAFFPLQTHGPWISHVTRGAYLEDQLAWDWGPDGEETETQTCPPHTEHGACGLRLEAAPVGVLWPWLAEVHVAGDRVCTGILLAPGWVLAATHCVLRPGSTTVPYIEVYLGRAGASSLPQGHQVSRLVISIRLPRHLGLRPPLALLELSYRVEPSPSALPICLHPAGIPPGASCWVLGWKEPQDRDDLSTAPPVPDDGRLLGPHGHGCSREPGAVCCHWS from the exons ATGAC GAATGGGACGCTGGAGCCCGCGGCCGAGTGGTCGGTACTGCTGGGCGTGCACTCCCAGGACGGGCCCCTGGACGGCGCGCACACCCGTGCAGTGGCCGCCATTGTGGTGCCAGCCAACTACAGCCAAGTGGAGCTGGGCGCCGACCTGGCCCTGCTGCGCCTGGCCTCACCCGCCAGCCTGGGCCCCGCCGTGTGGCCTGTCTGCCTGCCCCGCGCCTCACACCGCTTCGTGCACGGCACCGCCTGCTGGGCCACCGGCTGGGGAGACGTCCAGGAGGCAG ATCCTCTGCCTCTCCCCTGGGTGCTACAGGAAGTGAAGCTAAGGCTGCTGGGCAAGGCCACCTGTCAATGTCTCTATAGCCAGCCCGGTCCCTTCAACCTCACTCTCCAGATATTGCCAGGGATGCTGTGTGCTGGCTACCCAGAGGGCCGCAGGGACACCTGCCAG GGTGACTCTGGGGGGCCCCTGGTCTGTGAGGAAGGTGGCCGCTGGTTCCAGGCAGGAATCACCAGCTTTGGCTTCGGCTGTGGACGGAGAAACCGCCCTGGAGTTTTCACTGCCGTGGCTACCTATGAGGCATGGATACGGGAGCAGGTGATGGGTTCAGAGCCTGGGCCTGCCTTTCCCACCCAGCCCCAGAAGACCCAGTCAGATCCCCAGGAGCCCAGGGAGGAGAACTGCACCATTGCCCTGCCTG AGTGCGGGAACGCCCCGCGGCCAGGGGCCTGgccctgggaggcccaggtgatGGTGCCAGGATCCAGACCCTGCCATGGGGCGCTGGTGTCTGAAAGCTGGGTCTTGGCACCTGCCAGCTGCTTTCTGGA CCCCAGCAGCTCCGACAGCCCGCCCCGCGACCTCGACGCCTGGCGCGTGCTGCTGCCCTCGCGCCCGCGCGCGGAGCGGGTGGCGCGCCTGGTGCAGCACGAGAACGCCTCGTGGGACAACGCCTCGGACCTGGCGCTGCTGCATTTGCGCACGCCCGTGAACCTGAGCGCGACTCCGCGGCCCGTGTGCCTACCCCACCCGGAACACTACTTCCTGCCCGGGAGCCGCTGCCGCCTGGCCCGCTGGGGCCGCGGGG aaCCCGCGCTTGGCCCAGGCGCGCTGCTGGAGGCGGAGCTGTTAGGCGGCTGGTGGTGCCACTGCCTGTACGGCCGCCAGGGGGCGACAGTGCCGCTGCCGGGAGACCCGCCGCACGCGCTCTGCCCTGCctaccaggaggaggaggaggtgggcagCTGCTGG AATGACTCGCGTTGGAGCCTTTTGTGCCAGGAGGAGGGGACCTGGTTTCTGGCTGGAATCAGAGACTTCCCCAGTGGCTGTCTACGTCCCCGAGCCTTCTTCCCTCTGCAGACCCATGGCCCATGGATCAGCCATGTGACTCGGGGAGCCTACCTGGAGGACCAGCTAGCCTGGGATTGGGGCCCTGATGGGGAGGAGACTGAGACACAGACTTGTCCCCCACACACAGAGCATGGTG CCTGTGGCCTGCGGCTGGAGGCTGCTCCAGTGGGGGTCCTGTGGCCCTGGCTGGCAGAGGTGCATGTGGCTGGTGATCGAGTCTGCACTGGGATCCTCCTGGCCCCAGGCTGGGTCCTGGCAGCCACTCACTGTGTCCTCAG GCCAGGCTCTACAACAGTGCCTTACATTGAAGTATATCTGGGCCGAGCAGGGGCCAGCTCCCTCCCACAGGGCCACCAGGTATCCCGCTTGGTCATCAGCATCCGGCTGCCCCGGCACCTGGGACTCAGGCCCCCCCTGGCCCTCCTGGAGCTGAGCTACCGGGTGGAGCCCTCCCCATCAGCCCTGCCCATCTGTCTCCACCCGGCGGGTATCCCCCCGGGGGCCAGCTGCTGGGTGTTGGGCTGGAAAGAACCCCAGGACCGAG ATGACCTCAGCACCGCCCCTCCTGTGCCAGACGACGGAAGGCTTCTGGGTCCTCATGGGCATGGCTGTTCAAGGGAGCCGGGAGCTGTTTGCTGCCATTGGTCCTGA
- the PRSS36 gene encoding polyserase-2 isoform X2, with protein MTNGTLEPAAEWSVLLGVHSQDGPLDGAHTRAVAAIVVPANYSQVELGADLALLRLASPASLGPAVWPVCLPRASHRFVHGTACWATGWGDVQEADPLPLPWVLQEVKLRLLGKATCQCLYSQPGPFNLTLQILPGMLCAGYPEGRRDTCQGDSGGPLVCEEGGRWFQAGITSFGFGCGRRNRPGVFTAVATYEAWIREQVMGSEPGPAFPTQPQKTQSDPQEPREENCTIALPECGNAPRPGAWPWEAQVMVPGSRPCHGALVSESWVLAPASCFLDPSSSDSPPRDLDAWRVLLPSRPRAERVARLVQHENASWDNASDLALLHLRTPVNLSATPRPVCLPHPEHYFLPGSRCRLARWGRGEPALGPGALLEAELLGGWWCHCLYGRQGATVPLPGDPPHALCPAYQEEEEVGSCWNDSRWSLLCQEEGTWFLAGIRDFPSGCLRPRAFFPLQTHGPWISHVTRGAYLEDQLAWDWGPDGEETETQTCPPHTEHGACGLRLEAAPVGVLWPWLAEVHVAGDRVCTGILLAPGWVLAATHCVLRPGSTTVPYIEVYLGRAGASSLPQGHQVSRLVISIRLPRHLGLRPPLALLELSYRVEPSPSALPICLHPAGIPPGASCWVLGWKEPQDRVPVAAAVSILTQRICHCLYQGILPPGTLCVLYAEGQENR; from the exons ATGAC GAATGGGACGCTGGAGCCCGCGGCCGAGTGGTCGGTACTGCTGGGCGTGCACTCCCAGGACGGGCCCCTGGACGGCGCGCACACCCGTGCAGTGGCCGCCATTGTGGTGCCAGCCAACTACAGCCAAGTGGAGCTGGGCGCCGACCTGGCCCTGCTGCGCCTGGCCTCACCCGCCAGCCTGGGCCCCGCCGTGTGGCCTGTCTGCCTGCCCCGCGCCTCACACCGCTTCGTGCACGGCACCGCCTGCTGGGCCACCGGCTGGGGAGACGTCCAGGAGGCAG ATCCTCTGCCTCTCCCCTGGGTGCTACAGGAAGTGAAGCTAAGGCTGCTGGGCAAGGCCACCTGTCAATGTCTCTATAGCCAGCCCGGTCCCTTCAACCTCACTCTCCAGATATTGCCAGGGATGCTGTGTGCTGGCTACCCAGAGGGCCGCAGGGACACCTGCCAG GGTGACTCTGGGGGGCCCCTGGTCTGTGAGGAAGGTGGCCGCTGGTTCCAGGCAGGAATCACCAGCTTTGGCTTCGGCTGTGGACGGAGAAACCGCCCTGGAGTTTTCACTGCCGTGGCTACCTATGAGGCATGGATACGGGAGCAGGTGATGGGTTCAGAGCCTGGGCCTGCCTTTCCCACCCAGCCCCAGAAGACCCAGTCAGATCCCCAGGAGCCCAGGGAGGAGAACTGCACCATTGCCCTGCCTG AGTGCGGGAACGCCCCGCGGCCAGGGGCCTGgccctgggaggcccaggtgatGGTGCCAGGATCCAGACCCTGCCATGGGGCGCTGGTGTCTGAAAGCTGGGTCTTGGCACCTGCCAGCTGCTTTCTGGA CCCCAGCAGCTCCGACAGCCCGCCCCGCGACCTCGACGCCTGGCGCGTGCTGCTGCCCTCGCGCCCGCGCGCGGAGCGGGTGGCGCGCCTGGTGCAGCACGAGAACGCCTCGTGGGACAACGCCTCGGACCTGGCGCTGCTGCATTTGCGCACGCCCGTGAACCTGAGCGCGACTCCGCGGCCCGTGTGCCTACCCCACCCGGAACACTACTTCCTGCCCGGGAGCCGCTGCCGCCTGGCCCGCTGGGGCCGCGGGG aaCCCGCGCTTGGCCCAGGCGCGCTGCTGGAGGCGGAGCTGTTAGGCGGCTGGTGGTGCCACTGCCTGTACGGCCGCCAGGGGGCGACAGTGCCGCTGCCGGGAGACCCGCCGCACGCGCTCTGCCCTGCctaccaggaggaggaggaggtgggcagCTGCTGG AATGACTCGCGTTGGAGCCTTTTGTGCCAGGAGGAGGGGACCTGGTTTCTGGCTGGAATCAGAGACTTCCCCAGTGGCTGTCTACGTCCCCGAGCCTTCTTCCCTCTGCAGACCCATGGCCCATGGATCAGCCATGTGACTCGGGGAGCCTACCTGGAGGACCAGCTAGCCTGGGATTGGGGCCCTGATGGGGAGGAGACTGAGACACAGACTTGTCCCCCACACACAGAGCATGGTG CCTGTGGCCTGCGGCTGGAGGCTGCTCCAGTGGGGGTCCTGTGGCCCTGGCTGGCAGAGGTGCATGTGGCTGGTGATCGAGTCTGCACTGGGATCCTCCTGGCCCCAGGCTGGGTCCTGGCAGCCACTCACTGTGTCCTCAG GCCAGGCTCTACAACAGTGCCTTACATTGAAGTATATCTGGGCCGAGCAGGGGCCAGCTCCCTCCCACAGGGCCACCAGGTATCCCGCTTGGTCATCAGCATCCGGCTGCCCCGGCACCTGGGACTCAGGCCCCCCCTGGCCCTCCTGGAGCTGAGCTACCGGGTGGAGCCCTCCCCATCAGCCCTGCCCATCTGTCTCCACCCGGCGGGTATCCCCCCGGGGGCCAGCTGCTGGGTGTTGGGCTGGAAAGAACCCCAGGACCGAG TCCCTGTGGCTGCCGCTGTCTCCATCTTGACACAACGAATCTGCCACTGCCTCTATCAGGGCATCTTGCCCCCTGGAACCCTCTGTGTCCTGTATGCAGAGGGGCAGGAGAACAG ATGA
- the LOC129015787 gene encoding NADH dehydrogenase [ubiquinone] 1 alpha subcomplex subunit 3-like → MATRLSTFLKISWAKEPVLVMSFVIQSLTVILPPLSPYTKYSIMINEAIPYNYPMPVCNDGNMPDVPSHPQDPQGPSLEWLKKL, encoded by the coding sequence ATGGCCACGAGACTCAGCACCTTCCTCAAGATTTCCTGGGCCAAGGAGCCAGTGCTGGTCATGTCCTTTGTCATCCAGAGCCTCACTGTAATTCTACCCCCACTTAGCCCCTACACCAAGTACTCCATCATGATCAACGAGGCAATACCCTACAACTACCCAATGCCTGTCTGCAATGATGGGAACATGCCCGACGTGCCCAGCCACCCCCAGGACCCCCAAGGCCCCAGTTTGGAGTGGCTGAAGAAATTGTGA